A stretch of DNA from Synechococcus sp. PROS-9-1:
TGGGAGGGGCTGTGCAATAAATCGAATCAGGGGAAAGGTTCTCGATGCCAGCGCAGACGCCGATCACATCAACCAAGCTGTCGATCGCGCCAATCTCATGGAAGTGAACTTGATCAGGGGCACAACCGTGCACCGTGGCTTCCGCATCAGCCAGGGCCTGAAACACCTGCAACACCTTTGTCTTTAGGGAAGGTGACAGCAACGCCTCCGAGATCAAAGAGCGCAGATCTAACCAGCGACGATGGGGAGGGTTGGGTTCCTCGCTGCTCACCGTGAGCCGAAGCCCACGCAATCCACCACTCTGAGCTTCCTCAACGTTGAGTCCATAGGCCTTGGCGAGACCAAGAGCTTGCAAGGGCTCATGCAAAACCGACTCCGGCACTCCTAAATCCAGGACTGCCGACAACAACATGTCCCCGGCAAGACCCGTTGGGCAATCAATCACCAGTGCACTCATGCTGGGTCTAGAGGCATGCCGTCCAACAGCCTGTTGGCAATCGATTCGATCTCAGTGCGTCGCGAACGCAAAAGCTGCTCCACCTCACGTCGGGCCCGGCGTTGCTCTCGCTGAGCCGTATCAACATCTTGTCCAGACACACCCCAGATGCGTCCCAACAGAGCCCTGTCATCTTCCCCTCCTTGAGGGGGTCCCTCGAGCAGCGTTTCCGCAGCCATTCCGGCCTGAAGAACCCGGCTCCAGCGACGCAAGTCTTCTAGAGACAAACGGGCCCGATCCGGTAGAGCAAATTCGGTGACACCATTGCAGCGCAACCCCGCCTGAAGACAACCACGGGTTCCAACAAGAACCCGTTTGACCTCAAGATTTTCCTCTTGAGCAACCAACCAGTGACCAGCCTCGTGAAACGCAACTCTGCGCAATCTGTTGCGTCCACCGGGCAGTGATTCCGCCAAAAGGTGGCCTCCCATCCCGTTGAACTGAGCTGCATCAACGGTGAGGCCCAAGAGTGCACCTCCCAACCCGAGAGCAATCCATGCCGTCGACAGTCCGATCAGTGGTCCAAACACAGCCAAACCGGTGGCACTGGCCACCGCGACACCGGCAGTGGTGTTGAAGGTGGGGGAAGAGGGCATCAGCTCAGGTCTTGGCAGGTCGGGGGCGAGCACCTCCCTTACGGGCTCCCTCCCGGCCTTTTCCGCCTCGCGTTGGCATCGGTGCAATCACTTCAACCCCCTCAACGGCGAGGAGCTGTCCTTGACGGCGCACATCCAAGCTCACGAAATGCCTTAGATGCTCGAGGGGGAGCTCTCCTGTGAGCTGCACTTTGAACGGCAAAGGACGGAATCCATCTGCTCGAGGCAGCTGCCGCACCTTCACGACGAGCTCATTGGCTTCTGGCTTTGTGAAAATCAATTCGCCGCGAATCGAGAAAAAGTCGTCGCCTTCTGGAAGTTGATCCGCGGAACCCTGGGCTTCTGAGCCTTCGGCATCCACGGCCTCGATCTCCGAGGCCTCCGCTGTCGCCAACGTGCTTGGCTCCCAAATTCCTGCAATTTGGAGATGCAGCTGCTCAGACTCACGGCAGCGGGGGTACACCACCCACAGGTGAGGCGTTGTCATATCGAGATGACGACGCATGAGGGTAAGCATCCTGCCAAGAACAACAGCCTCTAATTCATTGCCATCGGAATCGATCAAGACTCCCCGGGTCAGCTGATCGTCAGATTCCGGTCGATAGATGCCCCTAACAACACCGATCGCCCGGTACTGGAGGGGTTCTGTAACCGGGGAAATCGGATGGTCGCGCATTGCTGTGAGTGGCTTCCATTTGCCTGTAAGGACTCTAGCCAGCTCGGGGGATTCGATTCACAGTGGTCTAAGCACTCCCCAACCAGATTGCCCGGCGCTAACCGACTACAGGCGGTTCGAGATCGATGGATGATCGGATTGGGACTTCCTTTGGCCCTGATCACAGGCTGGTTAGTAGCCCAATCACTCAATCAAGCTCCAAAGGCAAATCAACAGATCAATCACCAGCTGCAGTCCCGCGTCAAGCCTGTCGAACATCCAGCCAAGACAAAGGCTCCTCAAACCATTGAGCCAGAGCAAAAGCTTGAGCAACTCGCCCTCTCCCATCCACGCGAGTGGCGTTGGCGCTTGCTCCTGGCCCAAATGAAGCTCCAACGAGGTGATCGCAATGGAGCAGGGCGTGAGCTCATCACCCTTCAAGCCCTATGGCCCAATCGCTCAGAAGTAAAGAACCTCCAACTGATCTTGGATATGGGAACAAAGCGGCAGGCCTCCGCTTTGGAACAGACAAGCGATCGTTTCAAGCAAGCCCCCAAAGGTCAACGACTCTCTCTTGGATTGCGCCTTGCTGATCTGCAACGTCTCTCCGGACAAGACATCGCAGCCATCGCCACCTACCGCCTCATTGCCACAGAATCTCCAGAGAGGGTGCAACCTCTTTTGGCCCTTGCCCTTCTCCATCGAGACAAGGGACAGAGACAGCTATCGCAAAAGGTATTGCTCAGTGTCCGAAACCGTCTTTCAGTCAATAAACAGGACAAGCAAGCCCTCGATCAGCTAGCGGTGCGCTGGCAACTTGATTCCTTCCGAAAGGGAGAGGACAGAACGCCAACACGTCGCGCAACCGTGCTGCCCCCGCCTCCTAAGGCGCGGGTTGAGACGATTCCAAAGCCTTAAGCGCCGCATCGATGGCGTCGGCGGGAGGTGTGGCGTCATTCATCGCATTGGCCCTGCGCAAACGATTCATCAAGTCCATAGGATTGGTGGCATCAAGCACCGACTCCTGGTCGTTCTGGCCTGGCACGGTCTGGAACACATCACGCTGCTGGGGAGACTGATAGCCGCTTCCCATCGGGCTTTCCTGAGCCAAAACCTCTACGGAGGTGAGCAGCGACATCGCACTGATGAGCCCAAGAAGATGAGGTCTTAACGCGGTAAGCGTTGGCACGTTCTCAGCTCCCAAACAACGGCCTGATGCTAAGGGTCACCTTCAGAAGCCGCATCATCCGTGCAAATCGCCAGCTGGAATGTCAATTCCGTGCGAACCCGACTGGATCATGTCCTGAATTGGCTTGAACACTCGGAGGTAGACCTGCTGGCATTGCAGGAAACCAAGGTGGATGATCCTCAATTTCCGCTAGAGCCTTTTCGCCAGAGGGGATATCAAGTTCAGTTTTACGGACAGAAGGCCTACAACGGCGTTGCACTGATCAGTCGCACACCCGTTGAAGACGTGCGCATGGGTTTCAGTGCAGAGCTCATTGACGATGTACAAGCCGAAGAGCTTAGTGCTCAAAAGCGCGTCATCAGCGCACTCATCGATGGCGTTCGAGTGGTGAATTTGTACGTCCCCAATGGATCGAGTCTCAGCTCGGATAAATACAGTTACAAACTCACCTGGCTGTCCTGTCTGGAGCGCTACCTCAGGGCCATTGAAACCAGAGATGAACCGCTGTGCGTGGTGGGAGATTTCAATATCGGTCTTGAAGCGAGAGACCTCCCTGATCCGGATCGTTTGTCCGGGGGGATCATGGCTTCAGATCGCGAACGGGACGCGTTAAGAGCGGCCTTAGGTCCTGATCTTCAGGACGCCTTTCGTCTGTTTGAACCGAACAGCGGCCATTGGAGCTGGTGGGATTACCGCAGTGGCGCTTGGGACCGAGATCGTGGCTGGAGAATCGATCACGTGTATCTCGATGAAACGCTTCGGGAGCTCGCGCGAAGCTGTTCGATCGACAAACAGGAACGGGGACGGATCCAACCCAGCGACCACGCACCTGTGGTGGTTGACCTGGCCTGGGAGTTAGAGGACGACGAAGAGGCTGAGGACTGATTTCAATACACAATTGCTTCTTCGGGAAGCGATTGTCCTTCTGCCTGCAACTGCACGGAACGTCGCATCGACTCGCCGCAGCTCTGTGGTGTGGGGAAAATTTTTCCGGGATTGGCACGACCAAGCGGATCAAAAGCAAGCCGAACCCATTGCATGCTGACCAGATCGTCAGCGCTGAACATTTGGTCGAGATAACAGCGCTTATCGCTGCCAACGCCGTGTTCACCGCTGATGCTGCCACCCACCTCAAGGCAAAGATGCATGATCGCGCCTCCGAGTGCCTTCACCCTTTCATTCACACCCTGTTCTGATGCGCGATACAGGATCAACGGATGCAGGTTGCCATCACCGGCATGAAACACATTCGCCACCACCAGACCATGTTCCGCACTGAGCTGATCGATGGCCTTGAGAACCCTCGGGAGAGCCGTACGCGGCACCACGCCGTCTTGGAGGTAATAGCTGGGATATTGCCTGCCAAGCGCAGAAATGGCACTTTTACGTCCTTTCCAGAGACGGGCGCGATCTTCTTCACTCCAGGCTTCACGGATATCGCCCGCCCCAGCCTCTCGACAGAGAGCCGAGGTGACTGTGACTGCTTGCTTGACCTCCGGTTCCTGGCCATCCAGCTCAATCAATAAAACAGCTCCAGCCTCCGGCGGATATTCCTCTTCTCCAAACGCTTCATTCACCGCTTTGATGCAGGTTTGATCCATGATTTCCAGCCCAGCCGGTAACACCCCAGCGCGAGTGATCAAGCGCACAGCCTCTCCAGCGGCCTGCATGGAAGGAAAATCTGCCAGCAACACGCCCACGGCATCCGGAGCATGCAACAAGCGAAGCGTGATCGCCGTGGCAATTCCGAGCGTTCCCTCACTCCCAATAAACACGCCCCGCAGATCGAGCTCAGCCGCATCGCATAACGAGGTTCCAAGGCGCGTGGGTGTGCCATCCGGCAGCACAACATCCAAGGCGAGCACATGGTTGCTGGTGACGCCGTACTTCAAGCAATGCACACCGCCTGAATTTTCAGCGATATTGCCGCCGATGCTGCAGACCACCTGACTCGAAGGATCTGGGGCGTAATAAAAGCCATCACCAACGACGGCACGACTCACCCAACTGTTGATCACACCGGGCTCCACCGTGATCGTCTGATTCTCGAGATCAATCTTGAGAATTCGGCGCATGCGACTGGTCACGACCAGAAGC
This window harbors:
- a CDS encoding lipopolysaccharide assembly protein LapB, whose translation is MPGANRLQAVRDRWMIGLGLPLALITGWLVAQSLNQAPKANQQINHQLQSRVKPVEHPAKTKAPQTIEPEQKLEQLALSHPREWRWRLLLAQMKLQRGDRNGAGRELITLQALWPNRSEVKNLQLILDMGTKRQASALEQTSDRFKQAPKGQRLSLGLRLADLQRLSGQDIAAIATYRLIATESPERVQPLLALALLHRDKGQRQLSQKVLLSVRNRLSVNKQDKQALDQLAVRWQLDSFRKGEDRTPTRRATVLPPPPKARVETIPKP
- the xth gene encoding exodeoxyribonuclease III; the protein is MQIASWNVNSVRTRLDHVLNWLEHSEVDLLALQETKVDDPQFPLEPFRQRGYQVQFYGQKAYNGVALISRTPVEDVRMGFSAELIDDVQAEELSAQKRVISALIDGVRVVNLYVPNGSSLSSDKYSYKLTWLSCLERYLRAIETRDEPLCVVGDFNIGLEARDLPDPDRLSGGIMASDRERDALRAALGPDLQDAFRLFEPNSGHWSWWDYRSGAWDRDRGWRIDHVYLDETLRELARSCSIDKQERGRIQPSDHAPVVVDLAWELEDDEEAED
- a CDS encoding FAD-linked oxidase C-terminal domain-containing protein yields the protein MNYDWPALERELRGFLPSKSVVAKRQELLSYDCDGLTMDRHMPKLAVLPETADQVAKILACCHRQGIPFVARGSGTGLSGGALVEQEALLVVTSRMRRILKIDLENQTITVEPGVINSWVSRAVVGDGFYYAPDPSSQVVCSIGGNIAENSGGVHCLKYGVTSNHVLALDVVLPDGTPTRLGTSLCDAAELDLRGVFIGSEGTLGIATAITLRLLHAPDAVGVLLADFPSMQAAGEAVRLITRAGVLPAGLEIMDQTCIKAVNEAFGEEEYPPEAGAVLLIELDGQEPEVKQAVTVTSALCREAGAGDIREAWSEEDRARLWKGRKSAISALGRQYPSYYLQDGVVPRTALPRVLKAIDQLSAEHGLVVANVFHAGDGNLHPLILYRASEQGVNERVKALGGAIMHLCLEVGGSISGEHGVGSDKRCYLDQMFSADDLVSMQWVRLAFDPLGRANPGKIFPTPQSCGESMRRSVQLQAEGQSLPEEAIVY